The Neomonachus schauinslandi chromosome 11, ASM220157v2, whole genome shotgun sequence genome contains a region encoding:
- the SLC37A4 gene encoding glucose-6-phosphate exchanger SLC37A4 isoform X2: MAAQGYGFYRAVIFSAMFGGYSLYYFNRKTFSFVMPSLVEEIPLDKDDLGLITSSQSAAYAISKFVSGVLSDQMSARWLFSLGLFLVGVVNVAFSWSSMVPVFAALWFLNGLAQGLGWPPCGKILRKWFEPSQFGTWWAILSTSMNLAGALGPILATTLAQSYHWRGTLALSGALGVVVSFLCLLLIHNEPADVGLRNLDPAPAKGKKGSLEEESTLQELLLSPYLWVLSIGYLVVFGVKTCCTDWGQFFLIQEKGQSVLVGSSYMSALEVGGLVGSIAAGYLSDRAMAKARLSIYGNPRHGLLLFMMAGMTVSMYLFRVTVSSDSPKLWILVLGAAFGFSSYGPIALFGVIANECAPPNLCGTSHAIVGLMANVGGFLAGLPFSTIAKHYTWSTAFWVAEVICAVSTAAFFLLRNIRTKMGRVPKKAE; encoded by the exons ATGGCGGCCCAAGGCTACGGCTTTTACCGCGCTGTGATCTTCTCAGCCATGTTTGGAGGCTACAGCCTATACTACTTCAATCGCAAGACCTTCTCCTTTGTCATGCCGTCGTTGGTGGAGGAGATCCCTCTGGACAAGGATGACTTGG ggctCATCACCAGCAGCCAGTCGGCAGCCTACGCCATCAGCAAGTTTGTGAGCGGGGTGCTGTCCGACCAGATGAGTGCTCGCTGGCTCTTCTCTTTGGGGCTGTTCCTGGTTGGCGTGGTCAATGTAGCGTTTTCCTGGAGCTCCATGGTCCCCGTCTTTGCTGCTCTGTGGTTCCTCAATGGCCTGGCacaggggctgggctggcctcCGTGTGGGAAGATCCTGCGGAAG tGGTTCGAGCCATCTCAGTTTGGCACTTGGTGGGCCATTCTGTCCACAAGCATGAACCTGGCCGGAGCGCTGGGCCCCATCCTGGCGACCACCCTCGCCCAGAGCTACCACTGGCGCGGCACGCTGGCCCTGTCCGGGGCCCTCGGTGTGGttgtctccttcctctgcctcctgctcatcCACAACGAGCCTGCCGACGTCGGACTCCGAAACTTGGACCCCGCCCCCGCCAAGGGCAAGAAGG gctccTTGGAGGAGGAGAGTACCTTGCAGGAGCTGCTGCTGTCCCCCTACCTGTGGGTGCTCTCCATTGGCTACCTCGTGGTATTTGGAGTAAAGACCTGCTGTACCGACTGGGGCCAGTTCTTCCTTATCCAGGAGAAAGGACAGTCAGTCCTCGTGG GTAGCTCCTACATGAGTGCGCTGGAGGTTGGGGGCCTTGTAGGCAGCATTGCAGCTGGCTACCTGTCAGACCGGGCCATGGCAAAG GCAAGGCTGTCCATCTACGGGAACCCCCGCCACGGCCTGTTGCTGTTCATGATGGCTGGCATGACCGTGTCCATGTACCTCTTCCGGGTAACTGTGAGCAGTGACTCCCCCAAG CTCTGGATCCTGGTGTTGGGAGCTGCGTTTGGTTTCTCTTCTTACGGTCCCATTGCCTTGTTCGGAGTTATAGCCAATGAGTGCGCCCCTCCCAACTTGTGCGGCACCTCCCACGCCATTGTGGGACTCATGGCCAATG TGGGCGGCTTTCTGGCTGGGCTGCCCTTCAGCACCATTGCCAAGCACTATACCTGGAGCACAGCCTTCTGGGTGGCTGAAGTGATCTGTGCGGTCAGCACTGCTGCCTTCTTTCTCCTACGAAACATCCGCACCAAGATGGGCCGAGTGCCCAAGAAGGCTGAGTGA
- the SLC37A4 gene encoding glucose-6-phosphate exchanger SLC37A4 isoform X1 — protein MAAQGYGFYRAVIFSAMFGGYSLYYFNRKTFSFVMPSLVEEIPLDKDDLGLITSSQSAAYAISKFVSGVLSDQMSARWLFSLGLFLVGVVNVAFSWSSMVPVFAALWFLNGLAQGLGWPPCGKILRKWFEPSQFGTWWAILSTSMNLAGALGPILATTLAQSYHWRGTLALSGALGVVVSFLCLLLIHNEPADVGLRNLDPAPAKGKKGSLEEESTLQELLLSPYLWVLSIGYLVVFGVKTCCTDWGQFFLIQEKGQSVLVGSSYMSALEVGGLVGSIAAGYLSDRAMAKARLSIYGNPRHGLLLFMMAGMTVSMYLFRVTVSSDSPKDVAFWTSALHPLAELTGFTEHELWILVLGAAFGFSSYGPIALFGVIANECAPPNLCGTSHAIVGLMANVGGFLAGLPFSTIAKHYTWSTAFWVAEVICAVSTAAFFLLRNIRTKMGRVPKKAE, from the exons ATGGCGGCCCAAGGCTACGGCTTTTACCGCGCTGTGATCTTCTCAGCCATGTTTGGAGGCTACAGCCTATACTACTTCAATCGCAAGACCTTCTCCTTTGTCATGCCGTCGTTGGTGGAGGAGATCCCTCTGGACAAGGATGACTTGG ggctCATCACCAGCAGCCAGTCGGCAGCCTACGCCATCAGCAAGTTTGTGAGCGGGGTGCTGTCCGACCAGATGAGTGCTCGCTGGCTCTTCTCTTTGGGGCTGTTCCTGGTTGGCGTGGTCAATGTAGCGTTTTCCTGGAGCTCCATGGTCCCCGTCTTTGCTGCTCTGTGGTTCCTCAATGGCCTGGCacaggggctgggctggcctcCGTGTGGGAAGATCCTGCGGAAG tGGTTCGAGCCATCTCAGTTTGGCACTTGGTGGGCCATTCTGTCCACAAGCATGAACCTGGCCGGAGCGCTGGGCCCCATCCTGGCGACCACCCTCGCCCAGAGCTACCACTGGCGCGGCACGCTGGCCCTGTCCGGGGCCCTCGGTGTGGttgtctccttcctctgcctcctgctcatcCACAACGAGCCTGCCGACGTCGGACTCCGAAACTTGGACCCCGCCCCCGCCAAGGGCAAGAAGG gctccTTGGAGGAGGAGAGTACCTTGCAGGAGCTGCTGCTGTCCCCCTACCTGTGGGTGCTCTCCATTGGCTACCTCGTGGTATTTGGAGTAAAGACCTGCTGTACCGACTGGGGCCAGTTCTTCCTTATCCAGGAGAAAGGACAGTCAGTCCTCGTGG GTAGCTCCTACATGAGTGCGCTGGAGGTTGGGGGCCTTGTAGGCAGCATTGCAGCTGGCTACCTGTCAGACCGGGCCATGGCAAAG GCAAGGCTGTCCATCTACGGGAACCCCCGCCACGGCCTGTTGCTGTTCATGATGGCTGGCATGACCGTGTCCATGTACCTCTTCCGGGTAACTGTGAGCAGTGACTCCCCCAAG GATGTTGCTTTCTGGACTTCAGCTCTTCACCCACTCGCTGAGCTCACAGGCTTTACGGAGCATGAG CTCTGGATCCTGGTGTTGGGAGCTGCGTTTGGTTTCTCTTCTTACGGTCCCATTGCCTTGTTCGGAGTTATAGCCAATGAGTGCGCCCCTCCCAACTTGTGCGGCACCTCCCACGCCATTGTGGGACTCATGGCCAATG TGGGCGGCTTTCTGGCTGGGCTGCCCTTCAGCACCATTGCCAAGCACTATACCTGGAGCACAGCCTTCTGGGTGGCTGAAGTGATCTGTGCGGTCAGCACTGCTGCCTTCTTTCTCCTACGAAACATCCGCACCAAGATGGGCCGAGTGCCCAAGAAGGCTGAGTGA
- the TRAPPC4 gene encoding trafficking protein particle complex subunit 4 isoform X4, with protein sequence MAIFSVYVVNKAGGLIYQLDSYAPRAEAEKTFSYPLDLLLKLHDERVLVAFGQRDGIRVGHAVLAINGVDVNGKYTADGKEMLETDTFKLHCFQTLTGIKFVVLADPRQAGIDSLLRKIYEIYSDFALKNPFYSLEMPIRCELFDQNLKLALEVAEKAGTFGPGS encoded by the exons ATGGCGATTTTTAGTGTGTACGTGGTGAACAAAGCTGGCGGCCTCATCTACCAGTTGGACAGCTACGCGCCCCGGGCCGAGGCTGAGAAAACTTTCAGTTACCCCCTTGATCTGCTGCTGAAGCTGCACGACGAGCGTGTGCTGGTCGCCTTCGGCCAGCGCGACGGCATCCGGG TGGGACACGCAGTGCTGGCCATCAATGGCGTGGACGTGAACGGCAAGTACACGGCCGATGGGAAAGAG ATGCTGGAGACCGACACGTTCAAACTGCACTGCTTCCAGACACTGACAG GGATCAAGTTTGTGGTGCTGGCAGATCCTAGGCAAGCTGGAATAGATTCTCTTCTACGAAAGATTTATGAGATCTACTCAGACTTTGCCCTCAAGAATCCATTCTATTCCCTGGAAATGCCCATCAG GTGTGAGCTGTTTGACCAGAACCTGAAGTTAGCCCTGGAGGTGGCAGAGAAGGCTGGAACTTTTGGACCTGGGTCATAG
- the TRAPPC4 gene encoding trafficking protein particle complex subunit 4 isoform X2, whose product MAIFSVYVVNKAGGLIYQLDSYAPRAEAEKTFSYPLDLLLKLHDERVLVAFGQRDGIRVGHAVLAINGVDVNGKYTADGKEVLEYLGNPANYPVSIRFGRPRLTSNEKLMLASMFHSLFAIGSQLSPEQGSSGIEMLETDTFKLHCFQTLTEMPIRCELFDQNLKLALEVAEKAGTFGPGS is encoded by the exons ATGGCGATTTTTAGTGTGTACGTGGTGAACAAAGCTGGCGGCCTCATCTACCAGTTGGACAGCTACGCGCCCCGGGCCGAGGCTGAGAAAACTTTCAGTTACCCCCTTGATCTGCTGCTGAAGCTGCACGACGAGCGTGTGCTGGTCGCCTTCGGCCAGCGCGACGGCATCCGGG TGGGACACGCAGTGCTGGCCATCAATGGCGTGGACGTGAACGGCAAGTACACGGCCGATGGGAAAGAGGTGCTGGAGTACTTGGGCAACCCTGCCAATTACCCGGTGTCCATTCGATTCGGCCGACCCCGCCTCACCTCCAATGAGAAGCTCATGCTGGCCTCCATGTTCCACTC GCTGTTCGCAATCGGTTCCCAGCTGTCTCCGGAACAGGGCAGCTCAGGCATTGAGATGCTGGAGACCGACACGTTCAAACTGCACTGCTTCCAGACACTGAC GGAAATGCCCATCAG GTGTGAGCTGTTTGACCAGAACCTGAAGTTAGCCCTGGAGGTGGCAGAGAAGGCTGGAACTTTTGGACCTGGGTCATAG
- the TRAPPC4 gene encoding trafficking protein particle complex subunit 4 isoform X1, whose amino-acid sequence MAIFSVYVVNKAGGLIYQLDSYAPRAEAEKTFSYPLDLLLKLHDERVLVAFGQRDGIRVGHAVLAINGVDVNGKYTADGKEVLEYLGNPANYPVSIRFGRPRLTSNEKLMLASMFHSLFAIGSQLSPEQGSSGIEMLETDTFKLHCFQTLTGIKFVVLADPRQAGIDSLLRKIYEIYSDFALKNPFYSLEMPIRCELFDQNLKLALEVAEKAGTFGPGS is encoded by the exons ATGGCGATTTTTAGTGTGTACGTGGTGAACAAAGCTGGCGGCCTCATCTACCAGTTGGACAGCTACGCGCCCCGGGCCGAGGCTGAGAAAACTTTCAGTTACCCCCTTGATCTGCTGCTGAAGCTGCACGACGAGCGTGTGCTGGTCGCCTTCGGCCAGCGCGACGGCATCCGGG TGGGACACGCAGTGCTGGCCATCAATGGCGTGGACGTGAACGGCAAGTACACGGCCGATGGGAAAGAGGTGCTGGAGTACTTGGGCAACCCTGCCAATTACCCGGTGTCCATTCGATTCGGCCGACCCCGCCTCACCTCCAATGAGAAGCTCATGCTGGCCTCCATGTTCCACTC GCTGTTCGCAATCGGTTCCCAGCTGTCTCCGGAACAGGGCAGCTCAGGCATTGAGATGCTGGAGACCGACACGTTCAAACTGCACTGCTTCCAGACACTGACAG GGATCAAGTTTGTGGTGCTGGCAGATCCTAGGCAAGCTGGAATAGATTCTCTTCTACGAAAGATTTATGAGATCTACTCAGACTTTGCCCTCAAGAATCCATTCTATTCCCTGGAAATGCCCATCAG GTGTGAGCTGTTTGACCAGAACCTGAAGTTAGCCCTGGAGGTGGCAGAGAAGGCTGGAACTTTTGGACCTGGGTCATAG
- the TRAPPC4 gene encoding trafficking protein particle complex subunit 4 isoform X3, whose protein sequence is MAIFSVYVVNKAGGLIYQLDSYAPRAEAEKTFSYPLDLLLKLHDERVLVAFGQRDGIRVGHAVLAINGVDVNGKLFAIGSQLSPEQGSSGIEMLETDTFKLHCFQTLTGIKFVVLADPRQAGIDSLLRKIYEIYSDFALKNPFYSLEMPIRCELFDQNLKLALEVAEKAGTFGPGS, encoded by the exons ATGGCGATTTTTAGTGTGTACGTGGTGAACAAAGCTGGCGGCCTCATCTACCAGTTGGACAGCTACGCGCCCCGGGCCGAGGCTGAGAAAACTTTCAGTTACCCCCTTGATCTGCTGCTGAAGCTGCACGACGAGCGTGTGCTGGTCGCCTTCGGCCAGCGCGACGGCATCCGGG TGGGACACGCAGTGCTGGCCATCAATGGCGTGGACGTGAACGGCAA GCTGTTCGCAATCGGTTCCCAGCTGTCTCCGGAACAGGGCAGCTCAGGCATTGAGATGCTGGAGACCGACACGTTCAAACTGCACTGCTTCCAGACACTGACAG GGATCAAGTTTGTGGTGCTGGCAGATCCTAGGCAAGCTGGAATAGATTCTCTTCTACGAAAGATTTATGAGATCTACTCAGACTTTGCCCTCAAGAATCCATTCTATTCCCTGGAAATGCCCATCAG GTGTGAGCTGTTTGACCAGAACCTGAAGTTAGCCCTGGAGGTGGCAGAGAAGGCTGGAACTTTTGGACCTGGGTCATAG
- the TRAPPC4 gene encoding trafficking protein particle complex subunit 4 isoform X5, translated as MAIFSVYVVNKAGGLIYQLDSYAPRAEAEKTFSYPLDLLLKLHDERVLVAFGQRDGIRGIKFVVLADPRQAGIDSLLRKIYEIYSDFALKNPFYSLEMPIRCELFDQNLKLALEVAEKAGTFGPGS; from the exons ATGGCGATTTTTAGTGTGTACGTGGTGAACAAAGCTGGCGGCCTCATCTACCAGTTGGACAGCTACGCGCCCCGGGCCGAGGCTGAGAAAACTTTCAGTTACCCCCTTGATCTGCTGCTGAAGCTGCACGACGAGCGTGTGCTGGTCGCCTTCGGCCAGCGCGACGGCATCCGGG GGATCAAGTTTGTGGTGCTGGCAGATCCTAGGCAAGCTGGAATAGATTCTCTTCTACGAAAGATTTATGAGATCTACTCAGACTTTGCCCTCAAGAATCCATTCTATTCCCTGGAAATGCCCATCAG GTGTGAGCTGTTTGACCAGAACCTGAAGTTAGCCCTGGAGGTGGCAGAGAAGGCTGGAACTTTTGGACCTGGGTCATAG
- the RPS25 gene encoding 40S ribosomal protein S25 produces MPPKDDKKKKDAGKSAKKDKDPVNKSGGKAKKKKWSKGKVRDKLNNLVLFDKATYDKLCKEVPNYKLITPAVVSERLKIRGSLARAALQELLSKGLIKLVSKHRAQVIYTRNTKGGDAPAAGEDA; encoded by the exons ATG CCGCCCAAGGatgacaagaagaagaaagatgccGGAAAGTCGgccaagaaagacaaagacccaGTGAACAAATCTGGGGGCAAGGCCAAAAAGAAG AAGTGGTCCAAAGGCAAAGTTCGGGACAAGCTCAATAATCTGGTCTTGTTTGACAAAGCGACATACGACAAACTCTGtaaggaagttcccaactataaGCTTATAACTCCAGCTGTTGTCTCTGAGAGACTGAAGATTCGAGGTTCCCTGGCCAGGGCAGCCCTTCAGGAGCTCCTTAGTAAAG GACTTATTAAACTGGTTTCAAAGCACAGAGCTCAAGTAATTTACACCAGAAACACCAAGGGTGGAGATGCCCCAGCTGCTGGTGAAGATGCATGA